A single Carnobacterium alterfunditum DSM 5972 DNA region contains:
- a CDS encoding ABC transporter ATP-binding protein gives MIKNAIFVNKLTCSFKDKIVLNGISFAVPSNSTCVIIGPSGCGKTTILHALAGFIKPVSGEMKINDIPVTDFPAHTGIILQEYALLPWFTVFDNVAMGLKITHHSPDSIKKKTNHLLKELGILNLAQFYPSQISGGQKQRVAIARSLNLDPEILFLDEATSALDAMTKEQLQDLILSIHQTKKTTLLQVTHSIEEAVFLGEQIIVMNQSGIHEIIHNPLVGIENSRKKLAFYDMCLRVRESLESGTQHE, from the coding sequence ATGATTAAAAACGCTATATTTGTGAACAAGTTAACTTGTTCGTTTAAAGATAAAATTGTATTGAATGGGATCTCTTTTGCTGTTCCATCTAACTCTACATGTGTCATAATTGGACCCTCCGGCTGCGGAAAAACGACTATTCTTCATGCTTTAGCCGGATTTATTAAACCTGTCAGCGGAGAAATGAAAATAAATGATATTCCAGTAACCGATTTCCCAGCTCATACTGGAATCATTCTTCAAGAATACGCTTTGCTTCCATGGTTTACCGTTTTCGATAACGTAGCGATGGGGCTTAAAATAACCCATCATAGTCCTGACAGTATCAAAAAGAAGACAAACCACCTTTTAAAAGAATTAGGCATTTTAAATCTTGCCCAATTCTATCCCTCTCAGATTAGCGGCGGGCAAAAACAACGTGTAGCAATTGCACGAAGTTTGAATTTAGATCCTGAGATCCTTTTTTTAGATGAAGCTACTTCAGCATTGGATGCCATGACCAAAGAGCAATTGCAGGATCTGATTTTATCCATTCATCAAACAAAAAAGACAACTCTTTTACAAGTTACTCATTCTATCGAGGAAGCAGTATTTTTGGGAGAGCAGATCATTGTTATGAATCAAAGCGGAATACATGAGATCATACATAATCCTTTAGTTGGAATTGAAAATAGTCGTAAAAAGCTGGCCTTTTACGACATGTGCTTAAGGGTTCGAGAAAGTCTAGAAAGCGGGACACAGCATGAATAG
- a CDS encoding ISL3 family transposase has protein sequence MSHNNCIRTALDLKDKNIFFDEKFCEEKRIKGFRSKVFYATLTYKPTHCECCGMKNHAYSIVKNGYLTSRVKWVSSTHYATSIRLKKQRFLCRACGVTFVARSPEIEEGCFIAKRVKQSIAVELADTISIKDLSKRHFVSPTTVDRVLKQLNQSVKNTFKSLPQHLSFDEFQSVKNVEGKMSFIYSNADTHEPIDILPTRLLLALRRHFLRYPYKTRMNVKTIVVDMNAAYFTLVKDLFPNAKVIIDRFHIVQLISRSLNQTRVQTMKQFHTSNSEDLKNYRKFKRYWQLLLKDSDDLNFKDYRYQRLFKKPLPNTEIIDYLLTLDETLKATYDLYQNLLYYSKKNDYKGFKNLVLKASPKELSPFMQTALKTLRKHLPRIKHTFMYPYSNGALEGSINKIKVIKRVAYGYRNFQNFRCRILISFKAKKSSARRFSHAA, from the coding sequence ATGTCTCATAATAATTGTATCCGAACTGCACTTGATTTAAAAGATAAAAATATCTTTTTTGATGAAAAATTTTGCGAGGAGAAACGAATCAAAGGGTTCAGATCAAAAGTTTTCTATGCCACTTTAACGTACAAACCCACTCACTGTGAGTGTTGTGGGATGAAGAACCACGCCTACTCTATTGTAAAGAATGGGTATTTAACCTCTAGGGTTAAATGGGTCAGTTCGACTCATTATGCAACGTCTATTCGATTAAAGAAGCAGCGGTTTCTTTGTAGAGCATGCGGTGTTACCTTTGTTGCACGTTCTCCTGAAATTGAAGAAGGTTGCTTCATCGCTAAACGGGTCAAACAGTCTATCGCGGTTGAATTAGCCGACACTATTTCTATAAAAGACCTGTCTAAACGGCATTTTGTTTCTCCTACCACTGTAGACAGAGTCTTGAAACAACTCAATCAGTCTGTTAAAAATACCTTCAAATCCTTGCCGCAACACCTCTCTTTCGATGAATTTCAATCCGTTAAAAACGTCGAAGGAAAAATGAGCTTTATTTATTCGAATGCAGACACACATGAACCAATCGATATCTTGCCAACTCGGCTGCTACTAGCTTTACGCCGTCACTTTCTTCGCTATCCCTATAAGACGAGGATGAACGTAAAAACGATTGTCGTAGACATGAACGCGGCCTACTTTACATTAGTTAAAGATCTCTTTCCTAATGCTAAAGTGATCATTGACCGTTTCCATATCGTTCAGTTGATATCACGCTCGTTGAATCAAACCAGAGTTCAAACAATGAAACAATTCCATACCTCTAATTCAGAAGATTTAAAGAATTACAGAAAATTTAAAAGGTACTGGCAACTCCTGTTAAAGGATTCAGACGACTTAAATTTTAAGGATTACCGCTATCAACGACTCTTTAAAAAACCTTTACCGAATACAGAAATCATCGACTACCTACTTACGCTCGACGAGACTCTTAAAGCGACGTATGATTTGTATCAAAATCTTCTTTATTATTCTAAAAAAAATGACTATAAAGGGTTTAAAAACCTTGTACTTAAGGCTTCTCCTAAAGAGTTATCTCCTTTTATGCAGACTGCCCTTAAAACCCTGCGTAAACACTTGCCTAGGATAAAACATACTTTTATGTATCCCTATTCTAACGGTGCTTTAGAAGGGTCAATCAATAAAATAAAAGTCATCAAACGGGTTGCTTATGGTTATCGGAATTTTCAGAACTTTAGATGTCGTATTTTGATTAGTTTTAAAGCAAAAAAAAGCAGCGCGAGAAGATTCTCTCACGCTGCTTAA
- the dnaX gene encoding DNA polymerase III subunit gamma/tau → MSYQALYRVWRPQRFQDIAGQKAITQTLINALAQGKTSHAYLFTGPRGTGKTSAAKIFAKAINCPNLKDGEPCNECETCRSITQGQLNDVIEIDAASNNGVEEIRDIRDKAKYAPTSAEYKIYIIDEVHMLTTGAFNALLKTLEEPPKNVVFILATTEPHKIPLTIISRTQRFDFKRISVRDSCERMTYILNQEKITYQEEALTVIARAAEGGMRDALSILDQAISYGDDSVTVENAMSVTGSLTQELVLDYFDAIIQSNTEKGLSLLQSILSEGKDASRFVEDLILFSRDLLVYQQAPQMTDLLEGANVDEGFKTLSQTITAQQLYEVIGILNDTQQEMRFTNHAEVYLEVATVKLTQLAVAALVGSTAVEESRVNGNTQVEQQKLTDMEKELLEMKKQLQKLAKNGGTPQPPKKAPKVVSKPGNTQFKINTTMIHKLLSEATKENLAQLIDIWPDLLSMLSVTQRAIMKASTPVAASPNGLIVSFEYDILCQKATNDNELLEAISENLQRLVGYSPKMICVPAEQWPIIREQFLKLNKELLKKPSVEKSTSPAVVKGETQVVSDFEQENLASLETALPEPDEDETIVIEAMELFGEKNVEVKND, encoded by the coding sequence ATGAGTTATCAAGCACTTTATCGAGTATGGCGTCCCCAACGATTTCAAGATATCGCGGGTCAAAAAGCCATCACACAAACGTTAATAAATGCCTTGGCACAGGGGAAAACAAGCCATGCATACCTATTCACTGGGCCTCGTGGAACAGGAAAAACGAGTGCAGCTAAAATTTTTGCTAAAGCCATTAATTGTCCCAATTTAAAAGATGGAGAACCATGTAATGAGTGTGAAACGTGTCGTTCTATTACTCAAGGTCAATTAAATGACGTGATTGAAATTGATGCGGCCAGTAATAATGGAGTAGAAGAAATTCGGGATATTCGGGATAAAGCAAAGTATGCACCGACTAGTGCTGAATATAAAATTTACATCATTGATGAAGTCCACATGTTAACAACTGGAGCTTTCAATGCCTTACTGAAGACGTTAGAAGAGCCCCCAAAAAATGTCGTTTTTATTTTAGCTACAACAGAGCCGCATAAAATCCCTTTGACCATTATTTCTAGAACACAACGGTTTGATTTTAAACGAATCAGCGTTCGTGATAGTTGTGAACGAATGACATATATTTTAAATCAAGAAAAAATAACCTATCAGGAAGAGGCTTTAACGGTTATTGCCAGAGCTGCTGAGGGTGGTATGCGGGATGCCTTAAGTATATTAGATCAAGCGATCTCATATGGAGATGATTCAGTAACTGTTGAAAATGCAATGAGTGTTACTGGTAGTTTGACACAAGAATTAGTTTTAGACTATTTTGATGCTATTATTCAATCCAATACTGAAAAAGGTTTATCCCTTTTGCAAAGTATCTTGTCAGAAGGAAAAGATGCCAGCCGTTTTGTAGAAGATTTGATTCTGTTCAGTCGAGATTTGTTGGTTTATCAGCAAGCTCCCCAGATGACTGATTTACTGGAAGGCGCTAATGTTGACGAGGGATTTAAAACACTCAGTCAAACGATTACAGCCCAACAATTGTATGAAGTCATCGGGATCCTAAATGATACTCAACAAGAGATGCGATTTACAAATCATGCGGAAGTGTATTTAGAAGTTGCAACGGTAAAATTGACTCAATTAGCTGTTGCTGCGTTGGTAGGCAGCACAGCAGTTGAAGAGTCGAGAGTGAACGGAAATACCCAAGTTGAGCAGCAAAAGCTCACGGATATGGAGAAAGAGCTCCTAGAAATGAAAAAGCAGCTGCAAAAACTTGCTAAGAATGGCGGAACGCCTCAGCCACCTAAGAAAGCACCTAAAGTGGTCTCTAAACCAGGAAATACCCAATTTAAAATAAATACGACGATGATCCACAAGTTATTAAGTGAAGCAACAAAAGAAAATTTAGCTCAGTTGATCGATATTTGGCCTGATTTATTGAGTATGCTGTCAGTAACTCAGCGAGCGATCATGAAAGCTTCAACACCAGTTGCGGCAAGTCCTAATGGCTTGATCGTCTCATTTGAATATGATATTTTGTGTCAAAAAGCTACAAATGATAATGAATTGCTTGAAGCCATCAGCGAAAATCTACAACGTTTAGTGGGGTATTCACCAAAAATGATCTGTGTTCCAGCAGAACAATGGCCAATTATTCGAGAACAATTTTTGAAACTTAATAAAGAGTTGTTGAAGAAACCTTCAGTAGAAAAAAGCACTTCTCCAGCTGTTGTTAAGGGTGAGACCCAAGTTGTCTCTGATTTTGAACAAGAAAATTTAGCTAGTTTAGAAACGGCGTTACCTGAACCAGATGAAGATGAAACCATTGTGATAGAAGCTATGGAGTTGTTTGGAGAAAAAAACGTCGAAGTAAAAAATGATTAA
- a CDS encoding YbaB/EbfC family nucleoid-associated protein translates to MRGMGNMQGMMKQMQQMQKEMAKSQEDLNVKEFFGTTNGDLVTVTLTGEKKMKDIAIKTEAVDPDDIEMLQDLIIMATNNALEKVEVETQAVMGKYAKGIPGM, encoded by the coding sequence ATGCGTGGAATGGGAAATATGCAAGGCATGATGAAACAGATGCAACAAATGCAAAAAGAAATGGCGAAATCTCAAGAGGATCTAAATGTTAAAGAATTTTTTGGAACAACTAATGGAGATTTGGTCACTGTAACGTTGACTGGAGAAAAGAAAATGAAAGATATCGCTATCAAAACAGAAGCAGTCGATCCGGATGATATTGAAATGTTGCAAGATTTAATCATTATGGCAACAAATAATGCTTTAGAAAAAGTAGAAGTTGAAACACAAGCCGTTATGGGGAAATACGCTAAAGGCATTCCAGGTATGTAA
- the recR gene encoding recombination mediator RecR has product MQYPEPISKLMDSYMKLPGIGAKTAARLAFFTIDMREEDVTDFAKSLISAKRDLHYCSICGQITEDDPCQICQDKSRDRSIVLVVEDPKDVMALEKMREYHGLYHVLQGVLSPIEGTGPEDINIPSLIKRLQSDEINEVIIATNANAEGEATAMYLSRLIKPAGIKVTRLAHGLSVGSDIEYADEITLLKAVEGRREL; this is encoded by the coding sequence ATGCAATATCCAGAACCGATATCAAAATTAATGGACAGCTACATGAAATTACCCGGAATTGGGGCGAAAACAGCAGCTCGCTTAGCTTTTTTTACGATCGACATGCGCGAAGAGGACGTAACGGACTTTGCTAAATCGTTGATCAGTGCAAAAAGAGACCTGCATTATTGTTCCATTTGCGGCCAGATTACAGAAGATGATCCTTGTCAAATATGTCAAGATAAATCACGTGATAGAAGCATCGTTTTAGTTGTAGAAGATCCAAAAGATGTCATGGCTTTAGAAAAAATGCGTGAATATCATGGTTTGTATCATGTATTACAGGGTGTTCTTTCTCCAATAGAGGGAACGGGCCCAGAAGATATCAATATACCGAGTTTGATCAAACGATTGCAGTCAGATGAAATCAATGAAGTGATCATTGCAACAAATGCCAATGCTGAGGGCGAAGCAACAGCGATGTATTTATCGAGACTGATCAAGCCAGCAGGAATTAAGGTAACGCGCTTGGCTCATGGACTTTCAGTTGGAAGTGATATTGAGTATGCGGATGAGATCACATTGCTAAAAGCAGTTGAAGGGCGCAGAGAACTTTAG
- a CDS encoding YaaL family protein gives MLFKKKYALRREYDAALLKLMTETKGNWEYAKRIEYSVIEKDSLLFAQTKLAEAKYFYLFKEAKKRHIKGDASTLGSFK, from the coding sequence ATGCTGTTCAAGAAAAAATATGCATTACGAAGAGAGTATGATGCAGCCTTGCTAAAATTAATGACAGAGACAAAAGGGAACTGGGAATACGCAAAAAGAATCGAATATTCGGTCATTGAAAAAGACAGTCTGTTATTTGCTCAAACAAAATTAGCAGAAGCAAAGTATTTTTATTTGTTCAAAGAAGCTAAGAAACGGCACATTAAAGGTGACGCATCAACTTTAGGATCATTTAAGTGA
- a CDS encoding aminotransferase class I/II-fold pyridoxal phosphate-dependent enzyme → MNEKNSTEQHRRPLFDVLKQHEKKEKVSFHVPGHKNGINWDESLDSFHSMLPFDQTEVSGLDYLHEPVGAIKESQDLLSGLYGSKKSYYLINGSTVGNLAMVMGSTNKGDQVFVDRSCHQSVIHALELAELRPIFLTPELTEVDEAPLGITLERLKEAFENYPSVKALIVTYPTYDGMVYPLKELIDHARKSECLVLVDEAHGPHFTLGDPFPASALDLGADVVVQSAHKMLPSFTQTAYLHIGKQASLSLKNKVEHYLHIFQSSSPSYPLMLSLEYARYFLAFFNEKDLKTTLEYRDLWKKQFEHAGIEFLQSSDPLKARVSWANHSGEVLAAQLEKQGIFGEKIDHATVLLTFPLLKQGTDVGKPFSIQLLQQEENEWIKNKKKTVSIDPHTELDLDYDSQKKRTIERIRLEEAEGRIAAQNITPYPPGVPFVLKGERLTIEQIKQLKYYLSQSMRVVGLGNEMDLVVFSEND, encoded by the coding sequence ATGAATGAAAAAAATAGTACAGAACAGCATCGTCGCCCTCTATTTGATGTATTAAAGCAACATGAAAAGAAGGAAAAGGTCTCTTTTCATGTTCCAGGACATAAAAATGGCATAAACTGGGATGAATCATTAGACTCTTTTCATTCTATGCTTCCTTTTGACCAAACAGAAGTTTCAGGACTGGATTATTTACATGAACCAGTTGGCGCTATAAAAGAAAGTCAAGACTTGTTGAGTGGATTATATGGCAGTAAAAAGAGTTACTATTTAATAAATGGCTCAACTGTGGGTAATTTAGCGATGGTCATGGGTTCAACGAATAAAGGCGATCAAGTATTTGTTGATCGAAGTTGCCATCAATCCGTTATCCATGCATTAGAGTTAGCGGAACTGCGACCAATTTTTTTAACACCTGAACTGACTGAGGTAGATGAAGCACCTTTAGGAATTACGTTGGAAAGGTTAAAAGAAGCTTTTGAGAATTATCCATCTGTTAAGGCGCTGATCGTAACGTATCCTACGTATGATGGAATGGTTTATCCGCTCAAAGAATTGATAGACCATGCTAGAAAAAGTGAGTGTCTAGTGTTAGTAGATGAAGCACATGGACCGCACTTTACATTAGGAGATCCTTTTCCTGCTTCAGCACTAGATTTAGGAGCAGATGTGGTCGTGCAGTCTGCACATAAGATGCTTCCTTCTTTTACACAAACAGCGTATCTGCATATCGGAAAGCAAGCGTCACTTTCTTTGAAAAATAAGGTTGAACATTATTTGCACATCTTCCAATCTAGCAGTCCATCTTATCCGTTGATGCTCTCGTTAGAGTACGCTCGTTATTTCTTAGCTTTTTTTAATGAAAAAGACTTGAAAACTACTTTGGAATACCGGGACCTATGGAAAAAACAATTTGAACATGCTGGTATAGAATTCTTGCAAAGCAGCGATCCTTTAAAAGCGAGGGTATCTTGGGCAAATCATAGTGGTGAAGTGTTAGCTGCCCAATTAGAAAAGCAAGGTATTTTTGGCGAAAAGATAGATCATGCTACAGTACTGCTGACGTTTCCTCTTCTAAAACAAGGAACAGACGTTGGCAAACCATTTTCTATACAATTACTGCAGCAGGAAGAAAATGAGTGGATCAAAAATAAAAAAAAGACGGTGTCGATTGACCCTCATACGGAACTAGATTTAGACTATGACAGTCAAAAAAAGCGCACGATTGAACGAATTCGCTTGGAAGAAGCAGAAGGAAGAATTGCAGCACAGAATATAACACCCTACCCACCAGGGGTCCCATTTGTGTTAAAAGGAGAAAGACTAACGATTGAACAGATCAAGCAATTGAAGTATTACTTAAGTCAGTCAATGAGAGTTGTTGGACTTGGAAACGAAATGGATCTTGTTGTCTTTTCTGAAAATGATTGA
- the tmk gene encoding dTMP kinase: MKGIFITIEGPDGAGKTSVIKELIPMLVKTVQQEIVATREPGGSRIAEEIRELILNPENTEMDIRTEALLYAAGRRQHLIEKIIPALEAGKVVICDRFVDSSLAYQGVARGIGVSEVAKINQFATENLSPDLTLYLDIEAHLGLERINQNKENRQFDRLDQETLEFHEKVRSAYLDIAKEQSERVVQIDASQELEKVVEECYQTIIKKITG, translated from the coding sequence GTGAAAGGAATATTTATTACAATTGAAGGTCCAGATGGTGCAGGTAAAACCAGCGTTATAAAAGAACTTATTCCAATGCTGGTCAAAACAGTTCAACAAGAAATTGTTGCGACAAGAGAACCTGGAGGCAGTCGGATCGCCGAAGAAATTCGTGAACTTATTTTAAATCCAGAAAATACTGAAATGGATATACGTACAGAAGCATTATTGTATGCAGCCGGGAGAAGGCAGCATTTGATAGAAAAAATCATTCCAGCCCTAGAAGCAGGAAAAGTAGTTATATGTGATCGCTTTGTGGATAGTTCACTGGCTTATCAAGGTGTAGCTCGTGGTATTGGTGTTTCTGAAGTAGCTAAAATCAATCAATTCGCAACAGAAAATCTTTCTCCTGACTTAACACTCTATTTAGATATCGAGGCACATTTAGGTTTGGAACGAATCAATCAGAATAAAGAAAATCGTCAATTTGACCGTTTGGATCAGGAGACACTAGAGTTTCATGAAAAAGTTCGATCCGCCTATCTAGACATTGCAAAAGAACAATCTGAGAGGGTCGTTCAAATCGATGCAAGCCAAGAATTAGAAAAAGTTGTTGAAGAGTGTTATCAGACTATCATAAAAAAAATAACGGGATAA
- a CDS encoding cyclic-di-AMP receptor encodes MKLILAIVQDKDGGRLSNEFVDAGIRATKLSTTGGFLKAGNTTFIIGIEEERIDEVLDLIRRNCQSREQFMTPPVSLDISMETSMPYPVEVQVGGATVFVLPVDQFQQF; translated from the coding sequence ATGAAATTAATATTAGCTATAGTTCAAGATAAAGACGGCGGACGTCTATCGAATGAATTTGTAGATGCAGGTATACGAGCAACAAAGCTTTCAACAACAGGGGGCTTTTTAAAAGCTGGAAATACTACATTTATTATCGGAATCGAAGAAGAACGTATTGATGAAGTATTAGATCTTATTCGTAGAAATTGTCAATCAAGAGAACAATTTATGACTCCTCCGGTCAGCTTAGACATTTCAATGGAAACATCTATGCCTTACCCAGTAGAAGTTCAAGTTGGTGGAGCTACTGTATTTGTATTACCTGTTGATCAGTTTCAACAATTTTAA
- the holB gene encoding DNA polymerase III subunit delta' has translation MINIEEKLNWLQPILFKQFKKTVQQKQLAHAYLFEGVSGTGKKELSLWLAASLLCQEGTEKIPCEKCQNCRRVFEHQHPDVIEIIPDGLSIKVEQVRNLKAEFSKSGVESQQKIFIIEDVEKMTTGAANSLLKFLEEPEGSAVAFLLTTAKQRILPTILSRCQLVHFQALTKKKLMLELETKGLSINQASLLVQLTNSVEEALEMNENEWFQEAKTIAWKWFTLITNKDSQSFVYVQTTIMPHFKDRDAHRRLLDLILLAYRDVLMIHYHTVDVLAYARYQKELDHIKTEYTGTVTIQAIETVLLSRKKLESNVNAQGVFEQLVLQLMK, from the coding sequence GTGATAAATATCGAAGAAAAATTAAATTGGCTACAGCCTATATTGTTCAAACAATTTAAAAAAACAGTGCAGCAAAAACAATTAGCTCATGCTTATCTTTTTGAAGGCGTTTCAGGAACGGGTAAAAAAGAACTGAGTTTATGGTTAGCAGCTAGTTTGCTTTGCCAAGAAGGAACAGAAAAGATTCCTTGCGAAAAGTGCCAGAATTGTCGCCGAGTGTTTGAACATCAACATCCGGATGTAATTGAGATCATTCCAGATGGCTTATCTATAAAAGTGGAGCAAGTTCGTAACTTAAAAGCAGAATTTTCAAAAAGCGGTGTAGAAAGTCAGCAAAAGATTTTTATAATTGAAGATGTTGAAAAGATGACGACCGGTGCTGCAAACAGTTTATTGAAGTTTTTAGAAGAACCTGAAGGAAGTGCAGTAGCATTTTTATTGACTACAGCTAAACAACGGATCCTTCCAACGATTTTATCCAGGTGTCAGCTGGTTCATTTTCAGGCGTTAACCAAAAAAAAATTAATGTTAGAGCTTGAAACTAAAGGACTATCTATTAATCAGGCTTCTTTATTGGTACAATTGACTAACAGTGTAGAAGAAGCACTTGAAATGAATGAAAATGAATGGTTTCAAGAGGCAAAAACAATTGCTTGGAAATGGTTTACACTGATCACGAATAAAGATAGTCAAAGTTTCGTTTATGTACAAACGACTATCATGCCTCATTTTAAAGATCGTGATGCTCATAGAAGGTTATTGGATTTAATTTTATTAGCCTACCGAGATGTCTTAATGATCCATTATCACACAGTTGATGTATTGGCTTATGCACGTTATCAAAAAGAACTTGATCACATTAAAACAGAATATACAGGAACAGTAACAATACAAGCTATCGAAACTGTTCTACTTAGTCGTAAAAAACTAGAAAGTAATGTCAATGCTCAAGGTGTTTTTGAACAGCTTGTTTTACAATTAATGAAATAA
- a CDS encoding initiation-control protein YabA, which produces MDKKTLYDSFTQIELDTDTTLHQISKIKKEVEALVEENATLSIENQHLRDRLSDLEKQQRSDEEVVEPEMSKSRLNLEKLYEDGFHVCNVFYGSRRVNDEPCAFCLDVIYGERR; this is translated from the coding sequence ATGGATAAAAAAACTTTATATGATAGTTTTACTCAAATAGAACTGGATACTGATACAACTCTCCATCAAATTTCTAAAATTAAAAAAGAGGTTGAAGCATTAGTCGAAGAAAATGCTACTCTTAGCATTGAAAATCAACATTTGAGAGACCGTTTGAGTGATCTTGAAAAGCAGCAACGATCAGATGAAGAAGTTGTAGAACCTGAAATGAGTAAATCGCGTTTAAATCTTGAAAAATTATATGAAGATGGATTTCATGTGTGCAATGTGTTCTATGGTTCAAGAAGAGTGAATGATGAGCCATGTGCCTTTTGTTTAGATGTTATTTATGGCGAAAGAAGATAA
- a CDS encoding NAD(P)H-quinone oxidoreductase: protein MRAVSIKKPGNSEQLEIREHTMPKIKEGDLLVHVKASAINRTDIMTRENKQLAEPYPILGVEVAGVVVENSSSSDNRLAPGTRVAGLVNHGGYAEYVAMPSNRAILIPDNMSFEAAAAIPEVFLTAYQTLYWLGELKSDETVLIHAGASGVGTAAIQLAKKMTKAQVIVTAGSNEKLELCKALGADKLINYKEEAFDQIVLDYTAQKGVDLILDFIGASYWEKNLTSLKVDGRWILIGVLGGTVVEKINLGKLLQKRITLKGTLLTPRSDDYKARLTNEFIEKVMPYFEKELIKPIVDSVFSLRDVAKAHRYMEDNKNCGKIILKVE from the coding sequence ATGAGAGCTGTATCAATCAAAAAACCAGGTAATTCTGAACAGTTGGAAATCCGAGAACACACAATGCCTAAGATCAAAGAAGGAGATCTATTGGTGCACGTTAAAGCAAGTGCTATAAATCGAACTGATATCATGACACGTGAAAATAAACAATTGGCTGAACCTTATCCAATATTAGGAGTTGAGGTTGCGGGAGTTGTGGTTGAAAATAGCAGCAGTTCCGATAACCGGTTGGCTCCTGGTACACGCGTTGCAGGGCTAGTAAATCACGGCGGATATGCAGAATATGTAGCTATGCCGTCGAATCGAGCCATACTTATACCGGACAACATGAGTTTTGAAGCAGCAGCGGCAATTCCAGAAGTTTTTCTGACAGCCTACCAAACACTTTACTGGTTGGGAGAGTTAAAGTCAGATGAAACAGTTTTGATTCATGCAGGAGCCAGTGGTGTAGGAACAGCGGCTATCCAATTGGCAAAAAAGATGACTAAAGCACAGGTCATCGTAACGGCAGGCTCAAATGAAAAGTTGGAATTATGTAAAGCACTAGGAGCAGATAAATTGATCAATTATAAAGAAGAAGCGTTTGATCAAATCGTTTTAGATTATACAGCACAAAAAGGTGTTGATTTGATCTTAGATTTCATCGGAGCTTCATACTGGGAAAAAAATTTAACTAGTCTAAAAGTAGATGGACGTTGGATCCTCATTGGCGTGTTAGGCGGCACAGTAGTTGAAAAGATCAACTTAGGCAAGTTACTGCAAAAACGAATCACGTTAAAAGGGACTCTTTTAACGCCTAGAAGTGATGACTATAAGGCTCGATTAACAAATGAATTTATTGAAAAGGTCATGCCCTATTTTGAAAAAGAGTTGATCAAACCTATTGTAGATAGTGTTTTCTCACTACGTGACGTAGCTAAAGCTCATCGCTATATGGAAGACAATAAAAATTGTGGGAAAATAATCTTGAAGGTCGAGTAA
- a CDS encoding tRNA1(Val) (adenine(37)-N6)-methyltransferase: MDQLLSHNLSIIQSPSVFSFSLDAVLLADFAQPAKHDRTKIVDLCAGNGVVGLLLSQKTSSAIIGIELQERLVDMANRTIQINALEGQLSMVHGNLSDASKWIKKDTVDTLTCNPPYFAVGEKSIKNPNSHLAIARHELHTNLDEVMKVSSSLLKMNGKAYFVHRPDRLIEILETMKKYQIAPKKMRLVYPKEGKEANTLLIEGIKDGKNAGFRVLPPLFVYSEDNNYLPEVSEMLYGVR, from the coding sequence ATGGATCAATTGCTCAGTCATAACTTATCCATTATCCAAAGTCCATCCGTTTTCTCGTTTTCATTAGATGCAGTATTATTAGCAGATTTTGCTCAACCAGCTAAACACGATCGGACAAAGATTGTTGATTTATGTGCAGGGAATGGAGTTGTCGGCTTGTTGCTTAGTCAGAAAACAAGCAGCGCTATTATTGGAATTGAATTACAAGAAAGACTAGTTGATATGGCCAATAGAACTATTCAAATCAATGCTTTAGAAGGCCAACTTTCAATGGTGCATGGAAACTTAAGTGATGCAAGTAAGTGGATCAAAAAAGATACGGTTGATACGTTAACATGCAACCCACCGTACTTTGCCGTAGGAGAAAAAAGCATCAAAAATCCTAATTCCCATTTGGCTATTGCCAGACATGAATTGCATACAAATCTAGATGAGGTTATGAAGGTCTCAAGTAGTTTATTAAAAATGAACGGAAAAGCTTATTTTGTTCATCGTCCAGATCGACTGATCGAAATTTTGGAAACAATGAAGAAGTATCAGATTGCCCCTAAAAAAATGCGTTTAGTTTATCCTAAAGAAGGAAAAGAAGCTAATACGTTATTAATAGAAGGCATAAAAGATGGGAAAAATGCGGGATTCCGCGTTTTACCGCCACTTTTTGTGTACAGCGAGGATAATAACTATTTACCAGAAGTGAGTGAGATGCTGTATGGAGTCCGTTAG